From the Gallaecimonas mangrovi genome, one window contains:
- a CDS encoding acetate uptake transporter, producing the protein MSTEQTRFSNPAPLGLASFALTTWLLSMVNAGWFGENSMNLVMAVAMAYGGTAQIIAGIMELPRGNTFGATAFISYGAFWWSFVLFVVFLPGKVPASFVGWYLCLWGVFTFYMWLGTFRSPRALRLVFLALWITFLLLALGEWTAIAMLHELGGYMGLVTALLAFYLSAAEIINDNQQRTVLPTGA; encoded by the coding sequence ATGAGCACTGAGCAAACACGCTTTTCAAATCCGGCCCCCCTGGGTCTTGCCAGCTTTGCGCTAACAACCTGGTTGCTGAGCATGGTAAACGCCGGTTGGTTTGGCGAAAACAGCATGAATTTGGTGATGGCGGTGGCCATGGCCTACGGCGGCACCGCCCAAATTATCGCCGGCATTATGGAACTGCCGCGTGGTAATACCTTTGGCGCCACCGCCTTTATCAGTTACGGCGCTTTTTGGTGGTCCTTTGTATTATTCGTGGTATTCCTGCCCGGCAAAGTACCGGCCAGTTTCGTGGGCTGGTACCTGTGTTTGTGGGGAGTGTTTACCTTTTATATGTGGCTCGGCACCTTCCGCTCGCCACGGGCATTGCGGCTGGTATTTTTAGCACTTTGGATAACCTTCCTGCTGCTGGCGCTGGGCGAGTGGACAGCCATTGCCATGCTGCACGAATTAGGCGGTTACATGGGCCTGGTTACCGCACTGCTGGCCTTTTACCTGTCGGCCGCTGAAATTATTAACGACAACCAGCAAAGAACGGTGCTGCCCACCGGCGCCTAA
- a CDS encoding DUF2061 domain-containing protein, with protein MLKTFTFALVHMAVAFTVAYLMTGSLVVGGVMALIEPACNTVAYFFHEKLWDKFKTRRRAAQRAMLAM; from the coding sequence ATGTTGAAAACATTCACTTTTGCCTTGGTGCATATGGCGGTTGCCTTTACGGTGGCCTACCTGATGACAGGTTCGTTGGTGGTGGGCGGTGTGATGGCACTAATAGAGCCGGCTTGTAACACCGTGGCCTATTTCTTTCACGAGAAGCTGTGGGACAAGTTCAAAACCCGTCGCCGGGCGGCGCAGCGGGCAATGCTGGCGATGTAA
- a CDS encoding LysO family transporter codes for MFASLLVILVPLLLGYSVPTLNSALMAWVNRAVSYLVYLILFFMGMGLAEINNLAAALVKMAGTTAVVFAAITLANGIGLWGLSRLYHANGRRGERQRVAWASVFKDTGILIGTVAAGTLVGLLVNINAHLLSETALVVLLLLIGVQLRSAGMTLRQLFLNRLGLLIALTVFVTTLLAGALLAPWLGLPIRHGMGIVSGFGWYSLSGILVTDALGPLWGATSFFIDLFRELVALALIPTLMQRAMPLAIGYAGATAMDFSLPAIQKSGGASAVPVAIVSGFLLSLATPVLMAILLA; via the coding sequence ATGTTTGCCTCCTTGCTTGTGATCTTAGTGCCGCTGTTGCTGGGCTATAGCGTTCCGACTTTAAACAGTGCCTTGATGGCCTGGGTAAACCGGGCGGTCAGCTATTTGGTGTACCTGATTTTGTTTTTTATGGGTATGGGGCTGGCCGAGATAAACAACCTGGCCGCGGCCTTGGTGAAAATGGCTGGCACCACGGCGGTGGTGTTTGCCGCCATCACCCTTGCCAACGGCATTGGCCTGTGGGGGCTTTCCAGGCTTTACCATGCCAATGGCCGCCGGGGTGAGCGCCAGCGCGTTGCCTGGGCCAGTGTGTTTAAAGATACCGGCATTCTAATTGGCACCGTTGCCGCCGGCACCCTGGTGGGTTTGCTGGTTAACATCAATGCGCACCTCTTGTCAGAAACGGCGCTGGTGGTGCTGTTGCTGCTGATTGGTGTGCAGCTGCGCTCGGCGGGTATGACCCTGCGCCAGCTTTTTTTAAACCGCTTGGGGCTGCTGATAGCACTAACGGTGTTTGTGACCACCTTGCTGGCCGGTGCCTTACTGGCGCCCTGGCTGGGGCTGCCGATACGCCACGGCATGGGTATTGTCAGTGGTTTTGGCTGGTATAGCCTGTCGGGCATTTTGGTTACCGATGCCCTGGGGCCGTTGTGGGGCGCCACCAGCTTTTTTATCGACCTGTTCCGTGAGCTGGTAGCCCTGGCGCTTATTCCTACCCTGATGCAAAGAGCCATGCCGCTGGCCATTGGTTATGCCGGAGCCACCGCCATGGACTTCTCCTTGCCGGCCATTCAAAAAAGTGGCGGTGCCAGTGCGGTGCCGGTAGCCATTGTTTCGGGCTTTTTGTTAAGCCTGGCAACCCCGGTATTAATGGCCATACTGTTGGCATGA
- a CDS encoding cupin domain-containing protein yields MNSANLFKPLPDAFDSEVFDTLLSRPGLRIERIVSHGQSSPSGFWYQQSEGEWVLLVKGEAELGFEDGAAVKLGPGQHIDLPPGCKHRVNWTSPDEPTVWLAVFYPP; encoded by the coding sequence ATGAACAGTGCCAATCTCTTTAAACCGTTGCCAGACGCCTTTGACAGTGAGGTGTTTGACACTCTGCTAAGCCGCCCGGGCCTGCGCATTGAGCGCATTGTCTCCCACGGCCAAAGCTCGCCGTCGGGTTTTTGGTATCAGCAAAGCGAAGGTGAGTGGGTGCTGCTGGTAAAAGGCGAGGCTGAGCTGGGCTTTGAAGACGGCGCGGCAGTAAAGCTGGGGCCAGGGCAACATATTGACCTGCCACCGGGTTGCAAGCACCGGGTTAACTGGACCAGCCCCGATGAACCCACGGTGTGGTTAGCGGTGTTTTACCCGCCATAA
- the rpoD gene encoding RNA polymerase sigma factor RpoD: MDPTPQSQLKLLVAKGKEQGYLTYAEVNDHLPDDIVDSDQIEDIIQMINDMGIQVFENAPDADTLMMSEDSTDEDAVEAAAQALATVESELGRTTDPVRMYMREMGTVELLTREGEIDIAKRIEDGINQVQSSVAEYPEAITYLLDQYDKVEAGEARLSDIIAGFIDPNAVEDAAPTATHVGSELTQAQQNEEEDDDDDEEEEEEDNSLDPELAREKFAELRTQYEAARTVIKAKGRASDEAREEVLKLAEIFKEFRLVPKQFDRLVAEMRDMMDRVRTQERLLMKMAVDDAKMPRKVFIKTFPGNESNMGWLDGHLEAGKGYSEVMKGLEEDLRRCVQKLQQVEQETGLTIESIKDINRRMSIGEAKARRAKKEMVEANLRLVISIAKKYTNRGLQFLDLIQEGNIGLMKAVDKFEYRRGYKFSTYATWWIRQAITRSIADQARTIRIPVHMIETINKLNRISRQMLQEMGREPTPEELAIRMVMPEDKIRKVLKIAKEPISMETPIGDDEDSHLGDFIEDNTLELPADAATSESLKFATQEVLSSLTPREAKVLRMRFGIDMNTDHTLEEVGKQFDVTRERIRQIEAKALRKLRHPSRSEILRSFLDE, from the coding sequence ATGGATCCAACCCCACAGTCGCAGCTTAAACTTCTGGTCGCTAAAGGTAAAGAACAGGGCTACCTGACTTACGCCGAGGTGAACGACCATCTGCCGGACGACATTGTCGATTCCGATCAGATAGAAGACATCATTCAGATGATCAATGACATGGGTATCCAGGTGTTCGAAAACGCACCTGACGCCGATACCCTGATGATGTCTGAAGACTCTACCGACGAAGACGCTGTCGAAGCCGCAGCACAGGCACTGGCCACCGTTGAGAGTGAGCTGGGCCGCACCACCGATCCGGTGCGCATGTACATGCGCGAAATGGGTACCGTAGAACTGCTGACCCGTGAAGGCGAAATCGACATCGCCAAGCGTATCGAAGACGGTATCAACCAGGTTCAAAGCTCCGTCGCCGAATACCCTGAAGCCATCACCTACCTGCTCGACCAATACGACAAGGTAGAAGCTGGCGAAGCACGCCTTTCCGACATTATTGCCGGCTTTATCGATCCTAATGCTGTTGAAGACGCGGCCCCAACCGCCACTCACGTTGGTTCCGAACTGACGCAAGCGCAGCAGAACGAAGAAGAAGACGACGATGATGACGAAGAAGAGGAAGAAGAAGACAACAGCCTTGACCCAGAACTAGCGCGTGAAAAGTTTGCCGAGCTGCGTACCCAATACGAAGCCGCGCGCACCGTTATCAAGGCCAAAGGCCGTGCCTCTGACGAAGCCCGCGAAGAAGTACTGAAGCTGGCCGAGATCTTCAAAGAGTTCCGCCTGGTACCCAAGCAGTTTGACCGCTTGGTTGCGGAAATGCGCGACATGATGGACCGCGTTCGTACCCAAGAACGGCTGCTGATGAAAATGGCCGTTGACGACGCCAAGATGCCCCGTAAGGTCTTTATCAAAACCTTCCCTGGCAACGAGTCCAACATGGGTTGGCTGGACGGCCACCTGGAAGCGGGTAAAGGCTATTCCGAGGTCATGAAAGGCCTGGAAGAAGACCTGCGCCGCTGCGTGCAAAAGCTGCAGCAAGTTGAACAGGAAACCGGCCTGACCATTGAGTCCATCAAGGACATCAACCGCCGCATGAGCATTGGCGAAGCCAAAGCCCGTCGTGCCAAAAAAGAAATGGTCGAAGCCAACTTGCGTCTGGTTATTTCTATCGCCAAGAAATACACCAACCGCGGCCTGCAGTTCCTAGACTTGATCCAGGAAGGTAACATCGGCCTGATGAAGGCGGTGGACAAGTTCGAATATCGTCGTGGCTACAAGTTCTCAACCTATGCTACTTGGTGGATCCGTCAGGCCATTACCCGCTCCATTGCGGACCAGGCCCGTACCATCCGTATCCCGGTACACATGATTGAGACCATCAACAAGCTCAACCGTATTTCCCGGCAAATGCTGCAGGAAATGGGCCGTGAACCGACCCCGGAAGAGCTGGCCATTCGCATGGTGATGCCGGAAGACAAAATTCGCAAAGTGCTGAAGATCGCCAAAGAGCCGATCTCCATGGAAACCCCTATCGGTGACGATGAAGATTCGCATCTGGGGGATTTCATCGAGGATAACACCCTCGAGCTGCCTGCGGACGCGGCAACCAGCGAAAGCCTCAAGTTTGCCACCCAGGAAGTGCTGTCCAGCCTCACCCCGCGTGAAGCCAAGGTGCTGCGTATGCGCTTCGGTATCGACATGAATACCGACCACACCCTGGAAGAAGTAGGCAAACAGTTTGACGTTACCCGTGAGCGTATTCGTCAGATTGAGGCCAAAGCCCTGCGTAAGCTGCGCCACCCTTCTCGCTCCGAGATTTTGCGCAGCTTCCTGGATGAATAA
- the dnaG gene encoding DNA primase, which yields MAGTIPRDFIDDLLARTDIVELVNSRVKLKKTGKNYSACCPFHSEKTPSFSVSPQKQFYYCFGCGAKGDAIKFVEEFDRVGFAEAVEELAAMHGMEVPREQGPQRNAQAQERREDTYALMQDIQRYYYQNLKSHPGAVDYLKGRGLTGDIVKQFGIGFVPDEWDSVLKQFGNSFERQQLLMDTGMLVQNDKGRRYDRFRDRIMFPIRDRRGRTIAFGGRVLGDGTPKYLNSPETRIYHKGSELYGLYEARQANRDLARLVVVEGYMDVVALYQAGITYAVASLGTSTTSDQLELLFRSTPEVICCYDGDRAGREAAWRAMENALPLLRDGRTLKFIFLADGEDPDSMVRKEGKDAFEAQLAKAQPLSQFLFQELEKSIDMASPDSRSRLAEKAVPLLERLPDSVYRVMLREQLAKRLGVAEEQLERFVAKAPANAQAAATKQKKGNAGRPPLMRLTIAILVQHPALATELPEMDFRELRLPGAEVMDEVVRAIRNGSVPTTGQLLRRLENSQNAPIYNKLAELDLSAVEDNLAPELFGAFERLLNESLEIRYQELVAKQDRKQATEEEIQELMALISAKAGTD from the coding sequence ATGGCTGGAACCATTCCCCGTGATTTCATCGACGATCTGTTGGCAAGAACCGACATCGTTGAGCTGGTCAACAGCCGCGTAAAGCTAAAAAAAACAGGCAAAAATTACAGCGCCTGCTGCCCTTTCCACAGTGAAAAAACCCCGTCCTTTTCGGTAAGCCCGCAAAAGCAGTTCTATTACTGTTTTGGCTGCGGTGCCAAGGGCGATGCCATTAAGTTTGTGGAAGAGTTTGACCGGGTCGGCTTTGCCGAAGCGGTTGAAGAACTGGCCGCCATGCACGGCATGGAAGTGCCGCGGGAGCAGGGGCCACAGCGCAATGCTCAAGCGCAAGAGCGCCGCGAAGACACCTACGCGCTGATGCAAGACATTCAGCGCTACTATTACCAGAATTTAAAAAGCCACCCAGGCGCCGTTGACTACCTTAAAGGCCGCGGCCTGACCGGCGACATCGTCAAACAGTTTGGCATTGGTTTTGTGCCTGACGAGTGGGACAGCGTACTCAAGCAATTTGGCAACAGTTTTGAACGCCAGCAGTTGCTGATGGACACCGGCATGCTGGTGCAAAACGATAAAGGCCGTCGCTACGACCGCTTTCGCGACCGCATTATGTTTCCCATTCGCGACCGCCGCGGCCGCACCATTGCCTTTGGTGGCCGGGTTCTCGGCGACGGTACCCCTAAGTACCTAAACTCGCCGGAAACCCGTATTTACCATAAAGGCTCAGAGCTTTACGGCCTTTATGAAGCGCGCCAGGCCAACCGCGATTTAGCGCGGTTAGTGGTGGTGGAAGGTTATATGGACGTGGTGGCGCTGTACCAGGCAGGCATTACCTATGCAGTAGCCAGCCTCGGCACGTCAACCACCAGCGACCAGTTGGAATTGCTGTTTCGCTCTACGCCAGAAGTCATTTGCTGTTACGACGGTGACCGCGCTGGCCGGGAAGCAGCCTGGCGGGCCATGGAAAATGCCTTGCCCTTACTGCGTGACGGCCGCACCTTAAAATTTATCTTCCTCGCCGACGGTGAAGACCCCGACTCGATGGTGCGAAAAGAAGGTAAAGACGCCTTTGAAGCCCAGCTGGCCAAGGCGCAGCCCTTGTCACAGTTTTTGTTTCAAGAGCTGGAAAAAAGCATTGATATGGCCAGCCCCGACAGCCGTTCCAGGCTGGCCGAAAAGGCGGTGCCGCTGCTAGAGCGCCTGCCCGACTCGGTATACCGGGTCATGCTGCGCGAACAGCTGGCCAAGCGCTTGGGCGTTGCCGAAGAGCAACTGGAACGTTTTGTTGCCAAAGCCCCGGCAAATGCCCAAGCAGCGGCAACAAAACAGAAAAAAGGAAATGCTGGCCGGCCACCGCTAATGCGACTAACCATCGCTATACTGGTGCAACACCCGGCGCTGGCAACCGAATTACCTGAAATGGATTTTCGTGAATTACGTCTGCCTGGGGCAGAGGTAATGGACGAAGTGGTGCGGGCAATACGTAATGGCAGTGTGCCGACAACAGGCCAATTACTGCGCAGGCTTGAAAATAGCCAAAATGCCCCCATCTATAACAAGCTGGCAGAACTTGACCTTTCTGCTGTTGAAGACAATCTGGCCCCGGAATTATTTGGCGCCTTTGAGCGCCTATTAAACGAATCATTAGAGATTCGATACCAAGAGCTTGTTGCCAAACAAGATAGGAAACAGGCTACAGAAGAAGAAATTCAAGAACTTATGGCGTTGATCTCTGCCAAGGCAGGGACTGACTGA
- a CDS encoding GatB/YqeY domain-containing protein, whose protein sequence is MSLREQLTDAQKDAMRAKDKPRLGTLRLALAAIKQVEVDERRELSDDDIIAIITKMIKQRRDSISQYEAAGRQELADAEAGEIVVLQDFLPKQLSSDEVAALIAQAISETGAASPADMGKVMGWLKPKLQGRAEMGPISGQVKAKLSA, encoded by the coding sequence ATGAGTCTCAGAGAGCAACTCACCGACGCGCAAAAAGATGCCATGCGTGCCAAGGACAAACCGCGCCTTGGCACGTTGCGCCTCGCACTTGCCGCCATTAAACAGGTGGAAGTTGATGAGCGCCGCGAACTGTCTGACGACGATATTATTGCCATCATCACCAAGATGATTAAGCAACGTCGTGATTCTATCTCCCAGTATGAAGCTGCAGGCCGCCAAGAACTGGCCGATGCCGAAGCCGGTGAGATAGTGGTTTTGCAGGATTTTCTGCCCAAGCAGCTAAGCAGTGACGAAGTGGCGGCGTTAATAGCGCAAGCCATTAGCGAAACCGGCGCTGCATCCCCTGCGGATATGGGCAAGGTCATGGGCTGGCTCAAGCCTAAACTGCAAGGCCGTGCTGAGATGGGGCCCATCAGCGGCCAGGTCAAGGCTAAATTAAGCGCCTGA
- the rpsU gene encoding 30S ribosomal protein S21, whose amino-acid sequence MPVIKVRENEPFDVALRRFKRSCEKAGVLAECRKREYYEKPTTERKRKKAAAVKRHAKKLARENARRVRLY is encoded by the coding sequence ATGCCGGTAATTAAAGTACGTGAGAACGAACCTTTTGACGTAGCCCTGCGTCGCTTCAAGCGCTCCTGTGAAAAGGCGGGTGTGCTGGCTGAGTGCCGTAAGCGCGAATACTACGAGAAGCCTACTACTGAGCGTAAACGCAAAAAAGCTGCGGCTGTTAAGCGTCACGCCAAGAAGCTGGCTCGTGAAAACGCCCGTCGCGTTCGTCTGTACTAA
- the tsaD gene encoding tRNA (adenosine(37)-N6)-threonylcarbamoyltransferase complex transferase subunit TsaD, with protein sequence MRVLGIETSCDETGIAIYDTEQGLLAHRLYSQVKLHADYGGVVPELASRDHVRKTLPLIKEALAEVGLSGQDLDGVAYTAGPGLVGALLVGATIGKSLAYGWNVPAVAVHHMEGHLLAPMLEANPPTFPFIALLVSGGHTQLVAVEAIGKYRILGESIDDAAGEAFDKTAKLLGLDYPGGPRLSAMAESGNPERFTFPRPMTDRPGLDFSFSGLKTAAANVIRSEGDDAQTQADIARAFEEAVVDTLVIKCRRALKETGYKRIVIAGGVSANKRLRAALEKLMAAQKGEVFYARPEFCTDNGAMIALAGALRLAKEGSRELGVKAQPRWSLESLAAIDD encoded by the coding sequence ATGCGCGTTTTAGGTATCGAAACCTCCTGTGACGAAACCGGCATTGCCATATATGACACCGAGCAAGGTTTGCTGGCACACCGGCTTTATAGCCAGGTGAAGTTGCACGCCGATTACGGTGGTGTGGTGCCAGAGCTGGCGTCTCGCGACCACGTACGAAAAACCTTGCCGTTAATAAAAGAAGCCTTAGCCGAAGTGGGCTTGAGCGGCCAAGACCTTGACGGCGTGGCCTACACCGCGGGCCCAGGCCTGGTGGGCGCCTTATTGGTGGGTGCCACCATTGGCAAAAGCCTGGCTTACGGCTGGAATGTGCCAGCGGTGGCGGTGCATCACATGGAAGGGCACTTGCTGGCGCCAATGCTGGAAGCCAATCCGCCAACCTTTCCTTTTATTGCCCTGCTGGTTTCCGGCGGCCATACCCAGCTGGTGGCAGTAGAAGCCATTGGTAAATACCGCATTCTGGGCGAGTCTATTGATGATGCCGCTGGCGAAGCTTTTGATAAAACCGCCAAGCTGTTAGGCCTTGATTACCCCGGTGGCCCGCGTTTGTCGGCCATGGCCGAAAGCGGTAACCCCGAACGTTTTACCTTCCCACGGCCCATGACCGACCGGCCGGGCCTGGACTTTAGCTTCTCTGGCCTGAAAACCGCGGCGGCCAATGTGATTCGTAGCGAAGGCGACGATGCCCAAACCCAGGCCGATATTGCCCGCGCCTTTGAAGAAGCGGTAGTGGATACCTTGGTGATTAAATGCCGCCGGGCGCTGAAGGAAACCGGCTACAAACGCATTGTGATCGCCGGCGGCGTAAGCGCCAATAAAAGGTTACGTGCGGCCCTTGAAAAACTGATGGCCGCACAAAAAGGGGAGGTGTTTTACGCCCGCCCTGAGTTCTGTACCGATAACGGCGCCATGATTGCCTTGGCCGGTGCCCTGCGTTTAGCAAAAGAGGGCTCCCGAGAGCTGGGGGTAAAAGCGCAGCCGCGCTGGTCGCTGGAAAGCCTGGCGGCGATTGACGATTAA
- the plsY gene encoding glycerol-3-phosphate 1-O-acyltransferase PlsY: MIATAVLMTLVAYLMGSVSSAVIICHLFRLPDPRRNGSGNPGATNVLRLGGKLPAILVLIGDVLKGIIPVWGSYFLHIDAIWLGIIAIAACLGHIFPIFFHFRGGKGVATAFGAMLPIGLSLAGMQILTWLLLVVITRLSSLAAVLTAMLSPLFTWFIKPAYVIPVAMLSLLIIIRHKDNLRRLWNGTEPKMKFRRSKK; encoded by the coding sequence ATGATAGCCACTGCCGTACTGATGACCCTAGTCGCCTACCTGATGGGTTCGGTCTCCAGTGCTGTGATCATCTGCCACCTGTTTCGCTTGCCCGATCCGCGTCGGAACGGCTCAGGTAATCCAGGCGCCACCAATGTGCTGCGCCTGGGCGGCAAGCTGCCTGCCATATTGGTGCTGATAGGTGATGTGCTTAAAGGCATTATTCCGGTGTGGGGCTCGTATTTTCTGCATATCGACGCCATTTGGCTGGGCATCATTGCCATCGCCGCCTGCCTTGGCCACATCTTTCCCATCTTCTTTCATTTCCGGGGTGGCAAAGGCGTTGCAACCGCCTTTGGCGCCATGCTGCCGATTGGTCTTAGCCTGGCAGGCATGCAAATTCTAACCTGGCTGCTGCTGGTGGTGATCACCCGGCTTTCCTCACTGGCCGCCGTGCTAACAGCAATGCTGTCACCGCTTTTCACCTGGTTTATTAAACCGGCCTACGTGATCCCGGTAGCAATGCTGTCGCTGCTTATCATCATTCGCCATAAAGACAACTTGCGAAGGCTGTGGAACGGCACCGAGCCGAAGATGAAATTTCGGCGCAGCAAAAAATAG
- the folB gene encoding dihydroneopterin aldolase: MTDRIFIEGLEVYTVIGIFDWEKTQKRKLVFDLELATDIKAAAKGDDYDQALCYGKISAFITQFTETHQFELIETLAERIAEKLLSDFAVSWLKMKLSKPGAVANARNVGLIIERSA, encoded by the coding sequence GTGACCGATCGTATTTTTATTGAAGGCCTGGAAGTTTATACCGTCATTGGTATTTTCGACTGGGAAAAGACGCAAAAACGTAAACTGGTCTTTGACCTTGAACTGGCAACCGACATTAAGGCGGCAGCCAAGGGCGATGATTACGATCAGGCCCTATGTTACGGGAAAATCAGTGCTTTTATTACCCAATTTACCGAAACACACCAGTTTGAGTTAATCGAAACATTAGCTGAGCGTATTGCCGAGAAATTGTTGAGTGACTTTGCGGTGAGCTGGCTGAAAATGAAACTGTCCAAACCTGGTGCGGTAGCCAATGCCCGCAATGTTGGTTTGATTATTGAGCGCAGCGCATGA
- the folK gene encoding 2-amino-4-hydroxy-6-hydroxymethyldihydropteridine diphosphokinase, which translates to MTPMLFSLGSNVTPRQHLRLGLAALRQAFGRLECSPVFEAEPVGFNGTNFLNMAVKAWTDWPIEEVLAWIKEVEYAHGRPVNAKKYAPRTLDIDLLTYGERVSNSPVVMPRPDILKLAFVLWPLAELVPNEILPGSNQSYSELWQAFDKDQPLWPVPFDEHAD; encoded by the coding sequence ATGACCCCGATGCTGTTTAGCCTTGGCTCTAATGTCACGCCGCGCCAGCATTTGCGGTTAGGGCTTGCGGCGCTTCGCCAGGCCTTTGGCCGGCTTGAGTGCTCGCCGGTGTTTGAAGCCGAACCCGTTGGCTTTAACGGCACCAACTTTTTAAATATGGCGGTTAAAGCCTGGACCGACTGGCCCATTGAAGAGGTGCTGGCTTGGATAAAAGAGGTGGAATATGCCCATGGCCGCCCGGTTAATGCCAAGAAATATGCGCCCCGCACCCTGGATATTGACCTGCTGACCTACGGCGAGCGGGTCAGTAATAGCCCGGTGGTGATGCCAAGGCCCGACATTTTAAAACTGGCCTTTGTGCTGTGGCCGCTGGCAGAACTGGTGCCCAACGAAATATTGCCAGGCAGCAACCAAAGTTACAGCGAGCTGTGGCAAGCCTTTGATAAAGACCAGCCACTGTGGCCTGTTCCCTTTGACGAACACGCCGATTAA
- a CDS encoding multifunctional CCA addition/repair protein has protein sequence MNCYLVGGAVRDELLGFAVQDRDWVVVGETAESMKAQGFEQVGKDFPVFLHPKTHEEYALARTERKKGSGYTGFEVHASPDVTLEEDLIRRDLTINAMAKAEDGSLIDPYGGKHDLDNRLLRHVSDAFSEDPLRVLRLARFAARFAHLGFTVAQPTQQLLKDMVASGELAALTPERVWKEMEKALRSDSPQVFFEVLRRCGALKALFPEVDNLFGVPAPEKWHPEVDTGIHTLLVLAQSAKLSRDIDVRFAALCHDFGKALTPKAKWPKHHGHGQSGLAVISAFCQRLRVPNDCRDLALLVSDLHCQVHTAFELRASTLIKLFDKLDAWRKPERVEKLALACIADMKGRTGFENHDYPQADWLQRCFAAARNVDVKAIVASGVKGAAVGEAVRAERIAKVQALKDASAAS, from the coding sequence GTGAACTGTTATTTGGTTGGCGGCGCGGTGCGCGATGAGCTTTTAGGTTTTGCGGTACAAGACCGTGATTGGGTGGTGGTTGGCGAAACAGCCGAGTCCATGAAAGCGCAGGGGTTTGAGCAGGTGGGCAAAGACTTCCCGGTTTTCTTGCACCCCAAAACCCACGAAGAGTATGCGCTGGCCCGCACCGAGCGTAAAAAAGGCAGCGGTTATACCGGTTTTGAAGTGCACGCCAGCCCGGACGTCACCTTGGAAGAAGACCTTATTCGCCGCGATCTCACCATTAACGCCATGGCCAAAGCCGAAGACGGCAGCTTGATTGACCCTTACGGTGGCAAGCATGATTTGGATAACCGTTTGCTGCGCCACGTGTCCGACGCTTTTAGTGAAGACCCACTGCGGGTGCTGCGCCTGGCCCGCTTTGCGGCGCGTTTTGCCCACCTGGGCTTTACCGTGGCACAGCCCACCCAGCAGCTACTGAAGGACATGGTTGCCTCCGGGGAATTAGCGGCGCTGACACCAGAGCGGGTGTGGAAGGAAATGGAAAAAGCGCTACGCAGTGACTCACCGCAGGTGTTTTTCGAGGTATTGCGCCGCTGCGGCGCCCTCAAGGCCTTATTCCCTGAAGTAGATAACCTTTTTGGCGTACCGGCCCCAGAAAAATGGCACCCCGAGGTGGATACCGGCATCCACACCCTGCTGGTGCTGGCGCAAAGCGCCAAACTGAGTCGCGATATAGATGTGCGTTTCGCGGCCCTTTGCCATGACTTTGGCAAGGCCCTCACCCCCAAAGCAAAATGGCCAAAGCACCATGGCCACGGCCAAAGTGGCTTGGCGGTTATTAGCGCCTTTTGCCAGCGGCTTCGGGTACCCAATGACTGTCGCGATCTCGCGCTGTTGGTGTCAGACTTGCACTGCCAGGTACATACCGCTTTTGAATTACGGGCCAGCACCCTTATCAAGCTTTTTGACAAACTGGATGCCTGGCGCAAACCCGAACGGGTCGAAAAGCTGGCACTGGCTTGTATCGCCGATATGAAAGGTCGAACCGGTTTTGAGAACCACGACTACCCGCAGGCCGACTGGTTGCAGCGCTGCTTTGCCGCTGCGCGCAATGTCGATGTAAAAGCCATTGTGGCAAGCGGCGTTAAAGGCGCGGCGGTTGGTGAGGCGGTCAGAGCTGAACGTATTGCCAAGGTGCAGGCGTTAAAAGATGCCAGCGCTGCCTCTTAA